One genomic window of Struthio camelus isolate bStrCam1 chromosome 1, bStrCam1.hap1, whole genome shotgun sequence includes the following:
- the CD36 gene encoding platelet glycoprotein 4, with the protein MGCNRNCGLLTGAIIGAVLAIFGGILIPVGDNIIDKAIKKDTVISNGTIAFENWLVPGSTVYRQFWIFDVQNPSEVLNSGAHPKLEQRGPYTYRVRYLPKENITENPDGTISYMLPNVAHFEPDMSVGTENDTITCLNLAVVAAPALYTNAFIQLLLNTWMKSSKSVMLQNRTVKEILWGYKDPFLSKIPFPLNPVLGVFYPYNGTYDGLYRVFTGKEDISKTAIIDTYKNKRNLSYWEGHCDLVNGTDGASFPPFVKKDQVLRFFSSDICRSIYGVFQSKQTVKGIPLYRFTVPREAFASPAEVKDNYCFCTDYVISQNCTLAGVLDISACKAGRPVFISLPHFLHASSSILHDVEGLSPNEEEHETFLDIEPITGFTLQFAKRLQVNLLVKPAPKIEALSKVQKPYIFPILWLNESAVIGDAKAEMFRNKVTNRVQMLSVLQMVLIIAGSVLFLAFMVSYFICRTKKLK; encoded by the exons ATGGGCTGTAACAGAAACTGTGGGCTCCTCACTGGGGCCATCATCGGTGCTGTGCTGGCAATCTTTGGAGGAATTCTGATACCAGTTGGAGATAACATTATagataaagcaataaaaaag GACACTGTCATTTCAAATGGTACCATTGCTTTTGAAAATTGGCTTGTGCCAGGAAGTACAGTTTACAGGCAATTTTGGATCTTTGATGTGCAAAATCCATCAGAAGTATTAAACTCTGGAGCTCATCCAAAACTTGAACAAAGAGGACCGTATACATACAG ggTGAGATATTTACCCAAAGAAAATATCACTGAAAATCCTGATGGAACAATATCCTATATGTTGCCTAATGTTGCTCATTTTGAACCTGATATGTCTGTTGGAACGGAAAATGATACCATTACATGCCTCAACCTTGCTGTTGTT GCTGCACCAGCTCTGTACACAAACGCTTTCATACAACTGCTATTAAACACTTGGATGAAATCTTCTAAGTCAGTCATGCTGCAGAATAGAACAGTGAAAGAAATACTGTGGGGATACAAAGATCCCTTCTTGAGCAAAATCCCCTTCCCCTTGAACCCAGTTCTGGGAGTCTTCTATCCG TATAATGGGACATATGATGGACTTTATAGAGTTTTTACTGGGAAAGAAGACATAAGCAAAACAGCAATAATTGACACCTATAAGAACAAAAG GAATCTTTCATACTGGGAAGGTCACTGTGACTTGGTTAATGGCACAG ATGGGGCATCGTTTCCCCCGTTTGTTAAGAAGGATCAGGTACTTCGTTTCTTCTCCTCTGATATTTGCAG ATCGATCTATGGAGTTTTTCAGAGCAAGCAGACTGTGAAGGGGATCCCACTCTACCGTTTCACAGTTCCCCGTGAAGCATTTGCATCGCCTGCTGAAGTTAAAGATAATTACTGCTTCTGTACAGACTACGTCATATCACAGAACTGCACATTAGCCGGAGTCCTAGACATCAGTGCCTGCAAAGCAG GAAGACCagtgtttatttctcttccacATTTTCTGCATGCAAGTAGTTCTATATTGCATGATGTTGAAGGCCTGAGCCCAAATGAGGAGGAGCATGAGACATTTTTAGACATAGAGCCT ATCACTGGTTTTACATTACAATTTGCCAAAAGGCTGCAAGTAAACCTCCTGGTGAAGCCTGCACCGAAAATTGA agCTTTATCAAAAGTCCAGAAACCTtatatttttcctattctttgGCTAAATGAG TCTGCTGTTATTGGGGatgcaaaagcagaaatgttCAGAAATAAAGTCACCAATCGGGTCCAGATGTTGAGTGTGCTGCAGATGGTGTTAATCATCGCAGGTTCTGTGCTGTTCCTCGCATTCATGGTTTCCTATTTCATATgcagaacaaagaaattaaaataa